The following is a genomic window from Crossiella equi.
GTGTGCGGTCGCGCACACTCATGATGTGCCGGTTCCCCCGGGCGGTCCAGTGCGGATTGGCGGATCGGGGCAGTGGACCACGTTCGGTCAGGGGCTGCCACCGCTGCGGACGCGCACGGACAGTGCGGCGTGGGAACGCGCTCACGCTGTCGGGGCCGGGCTCGGTCATCCGGGTGATCACGAACCGTTCGCCTCCCGGAGGCTTGTCCGGGATCAGCCGCGGGGGCACGGTGGAGGGCGGCCCCGCACTCGGATGGGCCTTGTGGATTGTGCAAATGTTTGCAGGCTCGGCTGGGAATGTTGCCATCCGCCCCCGGGGGCGGGATATGGTCCGCGTCCGTGAGAGCTCTGCGTCGCTTCACCGTCCGCGCCAGTCTGCCCGAGCCGATCGCCGCACTGGGGCGACTGGCGACCAACCTCCGCTGGGCCTGGCACCCGCCCACCCAGGACCTGTTCGCCGCCGTCGACGCCGACATCTGGCAGGAGACCGGTGGCGACCCCATCCGGTTGCTGGCCCAGGTGCCCGTGGAGCGCCTGCAGCGGCTCGCCACCGACGAGAGCTTCCTCACGCGGTTGCGCGCCATCGACGACGACCTCGGCCGCTACCTCGGCCAGCCCCGCTGGTACCAGCGGCGGCAGGAGGAGGTCGAGGGCGCGCAGGGCGTCGGCGAGCACGGGCTGCCCGCGTCCATCGCGTACTTCTCGATGGAGTTCGGCGTCACCGAGGCGCTGCCCAACTACTCCGGCGGTCTCGGCGTGCTGGCCGGGGACCACCTCAAGGCCGCCTCCGACCTCGGCGTGCCGCTGATCGGCGTGGGCCTGCTCTACCGGTCCGGCTACTTCCGGCAGTCGCTGTCCCTGGACGGCTGGCAGGTCGAGCACTACCCGGTGCTGGACCCGCGCGGGCTGCCCCTGGAGCCCCTCACCGAGCCCTCCGGCGCCCCGATCCTGGTGCACGTGGCCATGCCAGCGGGCCGGGTGCTGCGCGCCCGGATCTGGAAGGCACAGGTCGGCCGCGTGCCGCTGCTGCTGCTGGACTCCGACGTCGAGGACAACGACGAGGACCTGCGCGGCGTCACCGACCGGCTCTACGGCGGCGACCAGAACCACCGCATCCGCCAGGAGATCCTGGCCGGGATCGGCGGGGTCCGGGCCGTGCGCGTGTTCTGCGAGCTGACCGGGCACCCGCAGCCCGAGGTCTTCCACACCAACGAGGGCCACGCGGGCTTCCTCGGCCTGGAGCGCATCCGCGAGCTGGTCACCACCGAGGGCCTGGACTTCGACCAGGCGCTGTCCACCGTGCGCGCGGGCACCGTGTTCACCACGCACACCCCGGTCCCGGCGGGCATCGACCGCTTCCCGGTCGACCTGGTGCAGCACTACTTCGGCGCGCCCGGCAACGAGGCGGGCGGCCTGTTGCCCGGCATTCCGTCCGAGCGCGTGCTCGCCCTGGGTGCCGAGCAGAACCCGGGCATGTTCAACATGGCGCACATGGGCCTGCGCCTGGGCCAGCGCGCCAACGGCGTGTCCCAGCTGCACGGCAAGGTCAGCCGGGACATGTTCAGCGGCCTGTGGCCGGGCTTCGACGTCAGCGAGGTGCCGATCGGCTCGGTCACCAACGGCGTGCACGGCCCCACCTGGGCGGCCACCGAGATCAGCAAGATCCTCGGCGAGTCCGACGCGGAGCCCGGCCTCGGCCTGCGCGGTTTCGAGCCGGTCACCGACTCCCGGCTGTGGGACCTGCGCTGCACGCTGCGCACCCGCCTGGTCGAGGAGGTCCGCCGCCGGGTGCGCGCCTCCTGGCTGCAGCGCGGCGCGTCCTCGCTGGAGCTGGGCTGGACCGACTCGGTCTTCGACCCCGAGGTGCTCACCGTCGGCTTCGCCCGCCGCGTGCCCACCTACAAGCGCCTGACCCTGATGCTGCGCGACGCCGACCGCCTGCGCGAGCTGTTGCTGCACCCGGAGCGCCCGGTGCAGCTGGTGGTCGCGGGCAAGTCCCACCCCGCTGACGACGGCGGCAAGGCGCTGATCCAGCAGATCGTGCGCTTCGCCGACGACGCGGGCGTGCGCCACCGCATCGTCTTCCTGCCCGACTACGACATGTCCATGGCCCGGTACCTGTACTGGGGCTGCGACGTGTGGCTGAACAACCCGCTGCGCCCCCTGGAGGCCTGCGGCACCTCGGGCATGAAGTCCGCGCTCAACGGCGGCCTGAACCTGTCCATCCGCGACGGCTGGTGGGACGAGTTCCACGACGGCAGCAACGGCTGGGCCATCCCGACCGCGGACGGCGTCAGCGACCCCAACCGCCGCGACGACCTGGAGGCGGTGGCCCTCTACGAGCTGCTCGGCAACCAGGTCGCCCCGCTGTTCTACGACCGCGGCGAGGACGGCGTGCCGTTGCAGTGGATGGCCATGGTGCGCCACACCCTGGCCTCGCTCGGCCCGAACGTGCAGGCCTCGCGCATGGTCAAGGAGTACGTGGAGAGCTACTACGCCCCGGCGGGCCGCTCGGCCGCGGCGGTGCGGGACAACGGGTTCGCCGGTGCCAAGGAGCTCACCGAGTACCGGCACCGCATGCAGGCCGCGTGGAGCCGGGTGCAGGTGGTCGGCACCGAGTTCGGCACCGGCGGCACCGGCGCGGCCCCGACGCTGGGCGAGAGCGTGCCGGTGACCGCGCACGTCGAGCTGGCCGGGCTGGCCCCGTCCGAGGTCGAGGTGCAGGTCGTGGTCGGCCGGGTGGACGACGCGGACGAGCTGCGCGACGTGGTGACCGTGCCGATGCGCTACGACGGCGACGGCCGCTACTACGCCGAGGTCGAGCTGCCGCACGCCGGTTCGGCGGGCTACACCGTGCGCGTGCTGCCCCGCCACCAGCTGCTGGCCTCCCCGGCCGAGCTGGGCCGGGTCGTGCTCGCGGGCTGAGCCCTCCCGGGTTGACGGCTACGGGTTGAGCAGGGCGACACCGAGGTTGAGCGCCGTGGCGAAGAGCAGCCACACGAAGTACGGCGCGAGCAGCCAGGTGGCCGCCCTGCTCACCGTTGCCGCGGTGCGCAGGGTGACCGCGACCATCACGTCCAGCAGCACGATGAGCACCAGCGCGGGCCAGAACCACTTGAGCCCGAAGAACATCGGCGTCCAGGCCAGGTTGAGCATCAGCTGCGTCCACCACTGCCACAGGCCCCGGCTGACCTCCAGCGGGTGCGTGTCGCGGTGGATCCACAGCTGCCAGGCGGCCACCGCGACCAGGCCGTACATCGCCGTCCAGACCGGCGGGAACACCCAGTTCGGCGGGGTGAAGAACGGCTTCGGGGCGCGGTCGTACCAGTCGAGCACGCCGTAGCGGGCGGAGATGCCCGCGACCCCGGCGACGCCGTAGCTGGCGAGCAGGTAGAAGCCGAGCACGAGGAACGCGCGGGGCCCCGTGGTCCAGTCGGCGCGGCTGGGCATGGTGCCAGCAGACCGCATCGGGGCGCGGCCTGCAAACCGGTCAGGTCACACTCAGGCGAGCCCGCGTGTTCGCCACCCGCGGCCACCACGGGGCCAGCGTCTCGGCCTCGTCCAGCACCACACGTGCGCCGCGGTTGTCACCGGTGGCCATCAGCGCCCTGGCCAGCGTGGCCAGATCATCCGCGCGGGTCAGCGTGGCGCGGCTCTGCCGGGCCCCGGTGCGCGCCAGGCTCGCCGCCCGGCCCGCGTTGCCGGACAGCAGTGCCAGCAGGGCCTTGGTGCCCGCGAGCTTGCTCGCCGGGTAGCCCAGCTCCTCGGCGTCGGTGACGGCCTGCAGCGCGGTGGGCAGCCCGGTGGCGGCGTCCAGCTGGCCGACCTCCACCGCGTTCGCGGTCAGCGCGGCCATCGCGGCCAGGTCGAAGGCCAGGTCGCGCGGGTCCTGGGCGGGATCGGCGACCAGGCCGATGGTCAGGGCGAGCGCCTCCGCGTAGCGGCCCCTGGCTTCCAGCAGCGCGACCCGGGTGCGGGTGGTGCTGCGGCGGCCCGGGTGTGCGCGGGACAGCTCGGCGGTCAGCTCCTCGGCGGTGGCCAGGTCGCCCTCGTTCATCGCGTCCAGGGCCTGGTTGACCAGGGGCGCGGACTGCCACTCGGCCACCCGGTGCTTGGGCAGCCGGGGCAGCTGGAACAGCAGCCAGCCCGCCGAGGAGGTCCCGGCGTCGCGTCGCGGGAGCAGGCAGTAGGCCAGCACGGCCAGCGCGCCGACCGCGATGCCGCGGCTGAACGGCGACTCGGCGGGCACCACCATGGCGGT
Proteins encoded in this region:
- the glgP gene encoding alpha-glucan family phosphorylase: MRALRRFTVRASLPEPIAALGRLATNLRWAWHPPTQDLFAAVDADIWQETGGDPIRLLAQVPVERLQRLATDESFLTRLRAIDDDLGRYLGQPRWYQRRQEEVEGAQGVGEHGLPASIAYFSMEFGVTEALPNYSGGLGVLAGDHLKAASDLGVPLIGVGLLYRSGYFRQSLSLDGWQVEHYPVLDPRGLPLEPLTEPSGAPILVHVAMPAGRVLRARIWKAQVGRVPLLLLDSDVEDNDEDLRGVTDRLYGGDQNHRIRQEILAGIGGVRAVRVFCELTGHPQPEVFHTNEGHAGFLGLERIRELVTTEGLDFDQALSTVRAGTVFTTHTPVPAGIDRFPVDLVQHYFGAPGNEAGGLLPGIPSERVLALGAEQNPGMFNMAHMGLRLGQRANGVSQLHGKVSRDMFSGLWPGFDVSEVPIGSVTNGVHGPTWAATEISKILGESDAEPGLGLRGFEPVTDSRLWDLRCTLRTRLVEEVRRRVRASWLQRGASSLELGWTDSVFDPEVLTVGFARRVPTYKRLTLMLRDADRLRELLLHPERPVQLVVAGKSHPADDGGKALIQQIVRFADDAGVRHRIVFLPDYDMSMARYLYWGCDVWLNNPLRPLEACGTSGMKSALNGGLNLSIRDGWWDEFHDGSNGWAIPTADGVSDPNRRDDLEAVALYELLGNQVAPLFYDRGEDGVPLQWMAMVRHTLASLGPNVQASRMVKEYVESYYAPAGRSAAAVRDNGFAGAKELTEYRHRMQAAWSRVQVVGTEFGTGGTGAAPTLGESVPVTAHVELAGLAPSEVEVQVVVGRVDDADELRDVVTVPMRYDGDGRYYAEVELPHAGSAGYTVRVLPRHQLLASPAELGRVVLAG
- a CDS encoding TspO/MBR family protein: MPSRADWTTGPRAFLVLGFYLLASYGVAGVAGISARYGVLDWYDRAPKPFFTPPNWVFPPVWTAMYGLVAVAAWQLWIHRDTHPLEVSRGLWQWWTQLMLNLAWTPMFFGLKWFWPALVLIVLLDVMVAVTLRTAATVSRAATWLLAPYFVWLLFATALNLGVALLNP